Proteins from one Nitrobacteraceae bacterium AZCC 2146 genomic window:
- a CDS encoding exopolysaccharide biosynthesis polyprenyl glycosylphosphotransferase (product_source=TIGR03025; cog=COG2148; ko=KO:K20997; pfam=PF02397; tigrfam=TIGR03025; transmembrane_helix_parts=Inside_1_60,TMhelix_61_82,Outside_83_250): MARTVSLDVDQSNVTRLWKERRFISVRPVEFAGNSAYRSRQPRRSVRREPSASIGKRLFDIAVASAVLLFFAPLLIAVAIAIKATSPGPILFHQYRYGYRNRFFKIYKFRSMRTDAGDVAGVKQTVEGDSRVTRVGKFLRKTSLDEIPQLFNVLKGDMSLVGPRPHVPGMLAANVPYEDLVPYYFQRHSARPGITGLAQVSGCRGSTVEPRRAISRIDYDLDYIEKWSIRMDITILVRTVRSEFLSGSGF, translated from the coding sequence ATGGCCCGCACAGTTTCACTTGATGTTGATCAGAGCAATGTTACGCGGCTCTGGAAAGAACGCCGGTTTATATCCGTTCGGCCTGTCGAATTTGCGGGCAACAGTGCTTATCGGAGCAGACAGCCTAGGCGTTCTGTGCGACGCGAACCTTCGGCCTCCATCGGAAAGAGGCTTTTCGATATTGCGGTGGCAAGTGCGGTTCTGCTGTTTTTCGCGCCGCTGCTGATCGCAGTGGCGATCGCCATCAAGGCCACATCGCCGGGACCTATCCTGTTTCATCAGTATCGATACGGGTATCGCAACCGGTTCTTCAAGATCTACAAGTTCCGTTCGATGCGCACCGATGCCGGCGACGTTGCCGGGGTGAAGCAGACGGTCGAAGGCGATTCGAGGGTCACGCGGGTCGGAAAGTTCTTGCGCAAAACCAGCCTCGATGAGATCCCGCAGCTCTTCAACGTCCTCAAAGGCGATATGTCCTTGGTCGGGCCCAGGCCGCATGTTCCCGGCATGCTCGCGGCCAACGTGCCCTACGAGGACCTCGTGCCTTACTATTTCCAGCGGCACAGCGCGCGGCCGGGGATCACGGGCCTCGCCCAGGTGAGCGGCTGCAGGGGTAGCACTGTCGAGCCGAGAAGGGCCATCTCGCGGATCGACTACGATCTCGACTACATCGAGAAATGGTCGATACGCATGGACATCACGATCCTTGTACGCACCGTCCGCAGCGAATTTCTGTCCGGTAGCGGTTTTTGA
- a CDS encoding Fe-S-cluster containining protein (product_source=COG0727; cog=COG0727; ko=KO:K06940; pfam=PF03692): MLAQQAIAYMSAEIAEVGTLMRTLSGRYEGIFANLRAALGVTLEQSETMAGAARDAADIADAAAASFHDSVPNQPGTACTSGCSACCHLYVQVPPGVAAAMADYIETRFTPAERDALYDKLTVAAAAANAAEDPARLRLRCPLLGEDDRCSVYDVRPLTCRAFTSKSVARCHQVVFGAEPAGAGVEQNPAHFRIHMEATFALEQAAKSRGLPHQQKGLAQALLDEMRAPTATSPHERSRISLSDSIPE; this comes from the coding sequence ATGCTCGCGCAGCAGGCCATCGCGTATATGTCGGCTGAGATCGCCGAGGTCGGAACGCTGATGCGGACCCTCTCCGGCCGGTACGAGGGGATCTTCGCGAATTTGCGAGCAGCCCTCGGCGTCACCCTGGAACAATCTGAGACGATGGCCGGCGCCGCCCGGGATGCGGCTGATATCGCCGATGCCGCTGCCGCGAGTTTTCACGACAGCGTTCCCAATCAACCCGGCACCGCCTGCACCAGCGGCTGCAGCGCCTGCTGCCATCTCTACGTCCAGGTCCCGCCCGGCGTCGCCGCTGCGATGGCGGACTATATCGAAACCCGCTTCACCCCCGCCGAGCGCGACGCGTTATATGACAAGCTCACCGTGGCGGCCGCGGCGGCCAATGCTGCCGAGGATCCGGCGCGGCTGCGCCTGCGCTGCCCGCTGCTCGGCGAAGACGATCGCTGCTCGGTCTATGACGTCCGGCCGCTGACCTGTCGCGCCTTCACCTCGAAGTCGGTGGCGCGCTGCCATCAGGTCGTGTTCGGCGCAGAGCCTGCCGGTGCCGGCGTGGAGCAGAATCCCGCTCATTTCCGCATCCATATGGAAGCCACCTTCGCGCTCGAACAGGCCGCGAAATCCCGCGGCCTGCCGCATCAGCAAAAGGGATTGGCGCAGGCGCTGCTCGATGAAATGCGCGCGCCCACGGCAACCTCCCCGCACGAGCGATCGAGAATCAGTCTGTCGGACTCGATTCCGGAATAA
- a CDS encoding acyl-CoA dehydrogenase (product_source=KO:K00249; cath_funfam=1.10.540.10,1.20.140.10,2.40.110.10; cog=COG1960; ko=KO:K00249; pfam=PF00441,PF02770,PF02771; superfamily=47203,56645), whose translation MDFNLSNRQREWLDRVSSFMDKHVRPAVPVYREQDEAGERWKVIPIVEELKKKAKAEGLWNLFMPPNAHEDDEFRGAGLSNLEYALLAEQMGHIGWASEVFNCSAPDTGNMEVFMRYGSKEHKKKWLRPLMDGEIRSAFLMTEPAVASSDATNIETSIVRDGDHYVINGRKWWSSGVGDPRCAIMIVMGKTDPSAPKHQQQSQILVPRDAKGVTVEKMLPVFGFDDAPHGHAQVLLDNVRVPVSNILLGEGRGFEIAQGRLGPGRIHHCMRTIGKAEEALEKMVKRLSSRTAFGKKIIEYSIWEQRIAEARTDIEMNRLLCLKAADMMDKVGNKTAQLEIAMIKVSGPNMALKILDNAIQAYGAAGVSDDAGLARDYASMRTMRLADGPDEVHNRAIARLELRKYANAPAKH comes from the coding sequence ATGGACTTCAATCTCTCGAACCGCCAGCGCGAATGGCTCGATCGCGTTTCCTCCTTCATGGACAAGCACGTGCGTCCCGCCGTGCCTGTTTACAGGGAGCAGGATGAAGCCGGTGAGCGCTGGAAGGTGATCCCGATCGTCGAGGAACTGAAGAAGAAGGCAAAGGCCGAAGGCTTGTGGAACTTGTTCATGCCGCCGAACGCGCATGAAGACGACGAATTCCGGGGCGCGGGATTGAGCAATCTGGAATACGCGCTGCTCGCCGAACAGATGGGCCACATCGGCTGGGCCTCTGAGGTGTTCAACTGCTCCGCGCCCGATACCGGCAACATGGAAGTGTTCATGCGGTACGGCTCCAAGGAGCACAAGAAGAAGTGGCTGCGGCCGCTGATGGACGGCGAGATCCGGTCCGCGTTCCTGATGACCGAGCCCGCGGTGGCGTCGTCGGACGCGACCAATATCGAAACCTCGATTGTGCGCGACGGCGATCACTATGTGATCAACGGCCGCAAGTGGTGGTCGTCCGGCGTCGGCGATCCCCGCTGCGCCATCATGATCGTGATGGGCAAGACTGATCCTTCCGCGCCGAAGCATCAGCAGCAGTCGCAGATCCTGGTGCCGCGCGATGCCAAGGGCGTCACCGTGGAGAAGATGCTGCCGGTGTTCGGCTTTGACGATGCGCCGCATGGCCACGCCCAGGTGCTGCTCGACAACGTCCGCGTTCCCGTCAGCAACATCTTGCTCGGCGAGGGCAGGGGTTTTGAGATCGCGCAGGGCCGTCTCGGTCCGGGCCGCATCCATCACTGCATGCGCACCATCGGCAAGGCCGAAGAGGCGCTGGAGAAGATGGTCAAGCGGCTGTCGTCGCGCACGGCCTTCGGCAAGAAGATCATCGAATATTCGATCTGGGAGCAGCGCATCGCTGAAGCCCGCACCGACATCGAGATGAACCGTCTGCTCTGCCTCAAGGCCGCCGACATGATGGACAAGGTCGGCAACAAGACCGCGCAGCTCGAAATCGCGATGATCAAGGTCTCCGGCCCGAACATGGCGCTGAAGATTCTCGACAACGCGATCCAGGCCTACGGCGCCGCCGGTGTTTCCGACGATGCCGGTCTCGCCCGCGACTACGCCTCGATGCGCACCATGCGTCTGGCCGACGGTCCGGACGAGGTTCACAACCGCGCCATTGCGCGGCTCGAGCTTCGCAAGTATGCCAATGCTCCGGCCAAGCACTAA
- a CDS encoding FkbM family methyltransferase (product_source=TIGR01444; cath_funfam=3.40.50.150; pfam=PF05050; superfamily=53335; tigrfam=TIGR01444): MNATKRTKEVLKDTFPSMWLRWHFMNRPKSAERELLYLDKIVPRGAVTVDVGANCGLYTRQLARLSKEVYAFEPSRQMANLLRRTSASNVSIHEIALSDHDGDAELFIPQGEDGLVHGLASLEPQVESPAKRVISTHVSIARLDAVVHQDVAFVKVDVEGHELNVLNGAVELVDRCQPVFLVEAEDRHRAEATRSVFEFFQDKSYRGFFLKNDDVVPVDQFRAEELQDTDALLPNGGRKPGQSYVNNFFFFPQHLDGDSILGS, translated from the coding sequence ATGAACGCCACCAAGCGGACCAAAGAAGTGCTGAAAGACACATTCCCGTCGATGTGGCTCCGTTGGCACTTCATGAATCGCCCGAAATCGGCGGAGCGGGAGTTGTTGTATCTCGACAAGATCGTGCCACGGGGCGCCGTGACCGTGGACGTCGGAGCAAATTGCGGCCTCTATACAAGGCAACTGGCCCGGCTTTCGAAGGAGGTCTATGCGTTCGAACCATCCCGGCAGATGGCAAATCTTCTGCGTCGCACGTCGGCATCGAATGTCAGCATTCACGAGATCGCTCTGTCGGATCATGACGGCGACGCCGAACTGTTTATTCCGCAGGGCGAGGACGGGCTCGTTCACGGGCTCGCATCGCTTGAACCTCAAGTGGAGTCGCCGGCGAAGCGTGTGATTTCCACCCATGTGTCGATCGCGCGTCTGGATGCGGTGGTTCATCAGGACGTCGCCTTCGTGAAGGTGGACGTCGAGGGGCACGAACTGAACGTCCTGAATGGAGCGGTCGAACTCGTCGATCGCTGTCAGCCGGTGTTCCTGGTCGAAGCGGAGGATCGTCACCGGGCGGAGGCGACCCGATCGGTGTTCGAGTTCTTTCAGGATAAATCCTATCGCGGATTTTTCCTGAAAAACGACGACGTGGTTCCGGTCGATCAGTTTCGCGCCGAAGAGCTGCAGGACACCGATGCGCTGCTGCCGAACGGTGGCCGCAAGCCTGGACAATCCTACGTCAACAATTTCTTTTTTTTCCCGCAGCATCTGGATGGCGATTCGATCCTCGGAAGTTAA
- a CDS encoding hypothetical protein (product_source=Hypo-rule applied) — protein MTKMGLSETLLWLARAEQARRIASMLSPQDAALVEAYARECEDHARAASIEGVKVRPRRLIETPPMADQSLASPARSRRPKQAA, from the coding sequence ATGACCAAGATGGGCCTGTCGGAAACTCTGCTGTGGCTCGCGCGCGCGGAACAGGCCCGTCGGATTGCCAGCATGCTGTCGCCACAGGATGCCGCGCTGGTGGAAGCCTATGCCAGGGAATGCGAAGACCACGCCCGCGCTGCCTCCATCGAGGGTGTTAAAGTCAGGCCCCGCCGGTTGATCGAGACCCCACCTATGGCCGATCAATCGCTTGCATCGCCGGCCAGAAGTCGTCGGCCGAAGCAAGCCGCCTAG
- a CDS encoding NAD(P)-dependent dehydrogenase (short-subunit alcohol dehydrogenase family) (product_source=COG1028; cath_funfam=3.40.50.720; cog=COG1028; pfam=PF13561; superfamily=51735), which yields MGRLEGKSVIITGAGSGIGRAAALMFAKEGARLIVVDRSDSVQETAKLVSHAGGTIEAVMADAGSETDVKAFIDKAVSTYGRLDAIWANAGVSGGLVPLIEQTVEQWQEILRINLIGPFLAIKHSMPHMIKQKYGSIVCTASVAGLKSGASGHPYAASKAGVISLVQTTAYSLSGTGVRINAVCPGLIETGMTKPIFDNARERGTDSKIGQLNPLKRAGQPHELAAMGLFLASDDASYVNGQAIPVDGGLTASMPYAGKPI from the coding sequence ATGGGCCGCCTCGAAGGCAAATCCGTCATCATCACCGGCGCCGGCAGCGGCATCGGCCGCGCTGCGGCGTTGATGTTCGCCAAGGAAGGCGCCAGACTGATTGTCGTGGATCGCAGCGACAGCGTGCAGGAAACCGCAAAACTCGTCAGCCATGCCGGCGGCACCATCGAAGCCGTGATGGCCGATGCCGGTTCCGAAACCGACGTGAAGGCCTTCATCGACAAGGCGGTCTCTACCTATGGACGGCTCGATGCGATCTGGGCCAATGCCGGCGTCAGCGGCGGTCTGGTGCCGCTGATCGAACAGACCGTTGAGCAGTGGCAGGAAATCCTGCGCATCAATCTGATCGGCCCGTTCCTGGCGATCAAGCATTCGATGCCGCACATGATCAAACAGAAATACGGTTCGATCGTCTGCACCGCCTCGGTCGCCGGCCTGAAGTCCGGCGCGTCAGGTCATCCCTATGCGGCGAGCAAGGCCGGCGTCATCAGCCTGGTGCAGACCACAGCCTATTCGCTGTCCGGCACCGGCGTGCGCATCAATGCGGTATGTCCCGGCCTGATCGAGACCGGCATGACCAAACCGATCTTCGACAACGCCAGGGAGCGCGGCACCGATAGCAAGATCGGCCAGCTCAATCCGCTGAAGCGCGCCGGCCAGCCGCACGAACTCGCCGCGATGGGACTCTTTTTGGCCAGCGACGACGCGTCCTACGTCAACGGCCAGGCGATCCCGGTGGATGGCGGACTGACGGCGTCGATGCCCTATGCGGGCAAGCCGATCTAA
- a CDS encoding alpha-ribazole phosphatase (product_source=KO:K02226; cath_funfam=3.40.50.1240; cog=COG0406; ko=KO:K02226; pfam=PF00300; smart=SM00855; superfamily=53254) — protein sequence MSNAEKPFVAQHSVPSGVVATRWWWVRHAPVREDDGNIYGQKDLGCDTSDRVVFDAVGKILPRNAAWFSSNLKRTHQTADAIWAAGFPKPDNMQHEPDLAEQHLGDWQGLNRAAFFASRPINVGSYWFAPIDEPSPNGESFMDLYNRVRRAIERINISHAGQDVIAVAHGGTIKAAIGLALNDQPDRGLAFTIDNCSVTRLDHLASDGHSGWRIPMVNQQPWIADVSHAAMHQPAGPEIATTTTKLA from the coding sequence ATGTCCAACGCCGAAAAACCATTCGTGGCGCAGCATTCCGTTCCCTCCGGCGTAGTGGCGACGCGGTGGTGGTGGGTACGCCACGCCCCGGTACGCGAGGACGACGGCAACATCTACGGCCAGAAGGATCTGGGCTGTGATACCAGCGATCGCGTGGTGTTCGATGCGGTCGGCAAAATCCTGCCCCGCAACGCGGCGTGGTTCTCGAGCAATCTGAAACGCACGCATCAGACCGCCGATGCGATCTGGGCCGCGGGATTTCCGAAGCCGGACAATATGCAGCACGAGCCGGATCTGGCCGAGCAGCATCTCGGCGACTGGCAGGGTCTCAACCGCGCCGCGTTTTTCGCCAGCCGCCCGATCAATGTCGGCAGCTATTGGTTCGCGCCGATCGACGAGCCATCGCCGAATGGCGAAAGCTTCATGGATCTCTACAACCGCGTCCGCCGTGCGATCGAACGCATCAACATCAGCCACGCCGGCCAGGACGTGATCGCCGTCGCCCATGGCGGCACCATCAAGGCCGCGATCGGGCTGGCGCTCAACGACCAGCCGGATCGCGGACTGGCCTTCACCATCGACAATTGCTCGGTGACGCGGCTCGATCATCTGGCCAGCGACGGCCATAGCGGCTGGCGGATTCCCATGGTCAACCAGCAGCCGTGGATTGCCGATGTCTCCCACGCCGCGATGCACCAGCCGGCAGGGCCCGAAATCGCAACGACGACCACCAAGCTCGCGTAA
- a CDS encoding AcrR family transcriptional regulator (product_source=COG1309; cath_funfam=1.10.10.60; cog=COG1309; pfam=PF00440,PF17939; superfamily=46689,48498), with translation MAADHTRTAILLAAERLYAERGFADVTMRDIVAAADVNLAAVNYHFGSKDELIAELFVSRSLVTNRERLNELKAAEEAGGGRAHIDAIFAALVGPTLRGCLGPDKQRSDAARFMIRASIESVPPIRKIKNREVDHLKRFAAAMRRSLPDHDDVDLFWGLHFALAMAHQTIRDTERLNKLSEGRCDLNDVPGIINRIVGVSVLALTGRAKVRA, from the coding sequence ATGGCAGCAGACCACACACGGACGGCGATCCTCCTGGCGGCCGAACGGCTCTATGCCGAGCGCGGCTTCGCGGATGTGACGATGCGCGACATCGTCGCGGCGGCGGACGTGAATCTCGCGGCAGTGAACTATCATTTCGGCTCGAAGGACGAATTGATCGCCGAACTGTTCGTCAGCAGGAGCCTGGTCACCAACCGCGAGCGCCTCAACGAACTGAAAGCCGCGGAAGAAGCCGGCGGCGGCCGCGCCCATATCGATGCGATTTTTGCCGCGCTGGTCGGCCCGACCTTGCGCGGCTGCCTTGGACCGGACAAGCAGCGCTCCGACGCCGCGCGCTTCATGATCCGCGCGTCGATCGAATCCGTGCCGCCGATCCGCAAGATCAAGAACCGCGAGGTCGATCACCTCAAGCGTTTTGCGGCGGCGATGCGGCGCTCGCTGCCCGACCACGACGACGTCGATCTGTTCTGGGGCCTGCACTTCGCGCTCGCCATGGCGCACCAGACCATCCGCGACACCGAGCGGCTCAACAAATTGTCGGAAGGCCGCTGCGACCTCAACGACGTCCCGGGAATCATCAACCGGATCGTCGGAGTTTCGGTGCTGGCGCTGACCGGACGGGCGAAAGTCAGAGCCTGA
- a CDS encoding aminoglycoside phosphotransferase (APT) family kinase protein (product_source=COG3173; cath_funfam=3.30.200.20,3.90.1200.10; cog=COG3173; pfam=PF01636; superfamily=56112) — translation MTEGVRRDDDFSGTRPVEERHRIDELRLESWMRDHVEGYQGPLTVLQFKGGQSNPTYRLNTPGRSYVMRRKPFGKLLPSAHAVDREFKVIAALGKQGFPVAKAYALCTDDDVIGSAFYIMSMEEGRIFWDPALPQVPKEERRPIFVDKIETLAKLHMYDPVAIGLGDFGKPGNYFARQVDRWSKQYKASETQSIPEMDRLMEWLPTSVPQQERVSVVHGDYRIDNMVFHATRPKVQAVLDWELSTLGDPMADFTYLLMQWTMPGLADLDFANLNIPTMDEAAEIYCKATGRSQVPDLNWYYSYNLFRLAGILQGIAGRIRDGTASSAKAMESVKRTVPLARASWDYAQKAGAK, via the coding sequence GTGACTGAAGGCGTGCGGCGCGACGACGATTTTTCGGGCACCCGGCCGGTGGAGGAGCGTCATCGGATCGATGAGCTGCGCCTCGAAAGCTGGATGCGCGATCATGTCGAAGGCTATCAGGGACCGCTGACCGTCCTGCAATTCAAGGGCGGTCAGTCCAACCCGACCTATCGGCTGAATACGCCGGGCCGGTCCTATGTGATGCGCCGCAAGCCGTTCGGAAAGCTGCTGCCCTCCGCCCACGCCGTCGATCGCGAATTCAAGGTGATCGCGGCGCTGGGCAAGCAGGGTTTTCCTGTCGCCAAGGCCTATGCGCTGTGCACCGACGACGATGTGATCGGCTCGGCGTTCTACATCATGTCGATGGAAGAGGGGCGGATCTTCTGGGACCCGGCATTGCCGCAGGTGCCGAAGGAGGAACGCCGCCCGATCTTCGTCGACAAGATCGAGACGCTGGCCAAGCTGCACATGTACGATCCCGTGGCGATCGGGCTCGGCGATTTCGGCAAGCCCGGCAATTATTTTGCCCGCCAGGTCGATCGCTGGAGCAAGCAGTACAAGGCGTCGGAAACCCAGTCGATTCCGGAAATGGACCGGCTGATGGAATGGCTGCCGACCTCGGTGCCGCAGCAGGAGCGGGTGTCGGTGGTGCACGGCGACTACCGCATCGACAACATGGTGTTCCACGCCACCAGGCCGAAGGTGCAGGCGGTGCTGGACTGGGAGCTGTCGACCTTGGGCGATCCGATGGCCGACTTCACCTATCTCTTGATGCAGTGGACGATGCCGGGCCTGGCGGATCTCGACTTCGCGAATCTCAACATTCCCACCATGGATGAAGCCGCGGAGATCTATTGCAAGGCGACGGGCCGTTCCCAGGTGCCGGACCTGAACTGGTACTACTCCTACAACCTGTTCCGCCTCGCCGGCATTTTGCAGGGTATCGCCGGCCGCATCCGCGACGGCACCGCCTCGTCAGCCAAGGCGATGGAGTCGGTCAAGCGCACCGTGCCGCTGGCAAGGGCTTCATGGGACTACGCGCAGAAGGCCGGCGCGAAATGA
- a CDS encoding NAD(P)-dependent dehydrogenase (short-subunit alcohol dehydrogenase family) (product_source=COG1028; cath_funfam=3.40.50.720; cog=COG1028; pfam=PF13561; superfamily=51735) produces MTLFDMTGKVAVITGSTRGIGRAIAERMAEHGAKVVISSRKQDVCDEVAKEINEKFGKGTAVAIAANISSKENLQNLVDESKRAFGKIDVLVCNAASNPYYGPLAGISDDQFRKILDNNIVANNWLTSMVVPDMIERKDGSIIIVSSIGGLKGSTILGAYAISKAADMQLARNLACEYGKHNVRVNCIAPGLIKTDFAKALWDNPDNLKASTARSPLLRIGIPDEIAGAAVFLGSAAGNFMTGQSMVIDGGATIS; encoded by the coding sequence ATGACCTTGTTCGACATGACCGGAAAAGTTGCGGTCATCACCGGCTCGACGCGCGGCATCGGCCGCGCCATCGCCGAGCGCATGGCCGAGCACGGCGCCAAGGTGGTGATCTCGTCGCGCAAGCAGGATGTCTGCGACGAAGTGGCGAAGGAGATCAATGAAAAGTTCGGCAAGGGCACCGCTGTCGCCATTGCGGCGAATATTTCCAGCAAGGAAAACCTGCAGAACCTCGTCGACGAGAGCAAGCGTGCCTTCGGCAAGATCGACGTGCTGGTCTGCAACGCCGCGTCGAATCCGTATTACGGTCCGCTCGCCGGCATCTCGGACGATCAGTTCCGAAAAATTCTCGACAACAATATCGTTGCGAACAACTGGCTGACCAGCATGGTCGTGCCCGACATGATCGAACGCAAGGATGGATCGATCATCATCGTGTCGTCGATCGGCGGGCTGAAAGGCTCGACCATCCTCGGCGCTTATGCGATCTCGAAAGCCGCCGACATGCAACTGGCGCGCAATCTCGCCTGCGAATACGGCAAGCACAATGTGCGCGTGAACTGCATCGCGCCCGGCCTGATCAAGACCGACTTTGCGAAGGCGCTGTGGGACAATCCGGACAATCTAAAGGCCTCGACCGCGCGCTCGCCGCTGCTGCGGATTGGTATCCCCGACGAGATCGCCGGCGCCGCGGTGTTCCTCGGCTCTGCCGCGGGCAACTTCATGACGGGGCAGTCGATGGTGATCGACGGCGGGGCTACGATTAGCTGA
- a CDS encoding hypothetical protein (product_source=Hypo-rule applied; cath_funfam=2.60.40.10; transmembrane_helix_parts=Inside_1_51,TMhelix_52_71,Outside_72_72): protein MTAKLQNARVEAVGASSISRPSPVQLSTRVEPAGDPAMEQSLLSGRKLRNRIILANAMAWIAIIVGIRVIFF from the coding sequence ATGACCGCCAAACTGCAGAACGCCAGGGTGGAGGCAGTGGGCGCGTCGTCTATTTCGCGCCCCAGTCCTGTGCAACTATCAACGCGCGTCGAACCTGCAGGAGATCCTGCAATGGAACAGTCGCTCCTGTCCGGCCGAAAGCTCAGAAATCGCATCATTCTGGCGAACGCCATGGCCTGGATTGCCATCATTGTTGGTATACGAGTGATCTTTTTCTGA
- a CDS encoding UDPglucose 6-dehydrogenase (product_source=KO:K00012; cath_funfam=1.20.5.100,3.40.50.720; cog=COG1004; ko=KO:K00012; pfam=PF00984,PF03720,PF03721; smart=SM00984; superfamily=48179,51735,52413; tigrfam=TIGR03026) gives MRIAMIGAGYVGLVSGACFSDFGHHVICVDSDREKIAALNNGEIPIHEPGLAELVASNMKQGRLAFVNDMKSAVGNAEVVFIAVGTPSRRGDGHADLSYVYAAAREIAGSLSKFVVIVNKSTVPVGTGDEVERIIHEQNPDAEFAVVSNPEFLREGAAIRDFKHPDRIVIGTTDKRAREVMAEVYRPLHLNISPILYTDRRTAELTKYAANSFLATKVAFINEMADLAEKVGANVQEVARGIGLDNRIGLKFLHAGPGFGGSCFPKDTLALIKTGQDNESPMRIVEAVVAVNDQRKRAMARKVAHAFGGNLRGKSIAVLGVTFKPDTDDMRDAPSIPLITALQDMGAEVRVFDPVGMEQAKKVFENVTFCEDAYDCARGSHAIVIVTEWEQFRALDLKEMASIMACPVIVDLRNIYSPDEVTRNGFLYSGVGRPQTLAY, from the coding sequence ATGCGAATTGCGATGATTGGTGCCGGCTATGTCGGGCTGGTATCGGGGGCGTGCTTTTCCGATTTCGGGCATCATGTGATCTGTGTCGACAGCGATCGGGAGAAGATCGCCGCGCTGAACAACGGAGAAATTCCAATCCACGAGCCGGGTCTGGCCGAACTCGTGGCCAGCAACATGAAGCAGGGCCGGCTGGCCTTCGTGAACGACATGAAATCGGCCGTCGGCAACGCCGAAGTGGTATTCATCGCCGTGGGAACGCCGTCGCGCCGCGGCGACGGACACGCCGATCTCTCTTACGTTTACGCGGCGGCCCGCGAAATTGCCGGCTCTCTTTCGAAGTTCGTTGTGATCGTGAACAAGTCGACGGTTCCTGTGGGGACCGGCGACGAAGTGGAGCGCATCATTCACGAACAGAACCCCGACGCGGAATTCGCCGTGGTTTCGAACCCCGAATTCCTGCGCGAGGGCGCGGCAATCCGCGACTTCAAACATCCCGACCGCATCGTGATCGGCACGACCGACAAGCGCGCCAGGGAGGTCATGGCCGAAGTCTATCGGCCGCTGCATCTCAATATATCGCCGATTCTCTATACCGATCGCCGAACGGCCGAACTGACGAAATATGCGGCCAACTCTTTCCTCGCCACCAAGGTCGCCTTCATCAATGAAATGGCCGATCTTGCCGAGAAGGTGGGAGCTAACGTGCAGGAAGTGGCCCGCGGCATCGGTCTCGATAACCGCATCGGTCTCAAATTCCTGCACGCCGGACCAGGTTTTGGCGGGTCGTGCTTTCCGAAGGATACGCTGGCGCTGATCAAGACCGGACAGGACAACGAATCGCCGATGCGAATTGTCGAAGCGGTGGTCGCGGTGAATGACCAGCGCAAGCGTGCGATGGCGCGTAAGGTGGCGCATGCATTCGGCGGCAATCTGCGTGGCAAATCCATCGCCGTTCTGGGGGTCACGTTCAAGCCCGACACCGATGATATGCGCGATGCGCCGTCGATCCCGCTGATTACGGCGCTGCAGGACATGGGCGCAGAGGTGCGGGTGTTCGATCCCGTCGGCATGGAGCAGGCAAAGAAGGTCTTCGAGAACGTCACCTTTTGCGAAGACGCCTATGATTGCGCGCGTGGATCCCATGCGATCGTCATCGTGACGGAGTGGGAGCAGTTTCGCGCGCTCGACCTCAAGGAGATGGCTTCGATCATGGCGTGCCCCGTGATCGTTGATCTCCGGAATATCTACTCGCCCGACGAGGTGACGCGGAATGGCTTCCTGTATAGCGGGGTCGGCCGGCCGCAAACGCTGGCCTATTGA